A genomic segment from Candidatus Abyssobacteria bacterium SURF_5 encodes:
- a CDS encoding FAD-binding oxidoreductase, with the protein MSKSIPVGLKRTLSCIIGSESLIDHPAGLMLYSYDSSLQTGIPQLVLLPDTTEQIAEIVALLYREGVPYSARGAGTNLSGGSVPARGGVVICLSKMRRILQIDPVNQTARVQPGVTNLTLQQALQKQGFFFAPDPASQRVSTIGGNIAENSGGPHCLKYGVTTNHVLGMRVVTPAGEILEFGSDRLYTPGLDLPGLFIGSEGTLGIATEIICRILPLPRATRTMLAVYDATEDAGQTVSDIIAAGILPATLEMMDNLVIRAVEESLHAGYPTDAGAVLIIEVDGVEEALGWVVDRIESICRRNRVRDIRIAQSERERDFLWAGRRGAFGAVARLFPNYSVSDGTVPRAKLPEVLRRVAQIGKTYKLPIGNVFHAGDGNLHPLIFFDARDRGQLDHVHQAGREILIACAEAGGTISGEHGIGTEKIEAMPLVFGEREIELMRSIKRKIDPADLCNPGKILPPPDSGRGEQVEEEPGPGIKSTSAMGGVPLYEPKDVSELCALMKSLGSKGRTFAAVGGVALFPGLPHLCMPDAIIRTKKLRTIVEHDAANLTATAAAGLSLGELQKVLRKENQFLPLDAPPQSTLGGIVAAGLPGPRRYAYGSARDAVLGIKFADYTGRILKAGGKTVKNVAGYDYGKLLIGSWGTLGILTEITFRLLPLPECSACFVAGFERLADAGRAGARILEAGLSHSLLTLLNLRGLSVAATTAGHALPAGQYALIGGAEGFGPAVKRQMAEMQDICAGVSAESVAFEGNNYAEILGSVVQACYPHRHEDSFFGGCISVRPEDLCGTIEAIEKMERDAGVVSSVVTDVSTGTIFTYFSAGIEGPAAQDLGTVLREAIAGIRMVTLLGKAAGSFITGGSHSMWQRQMKEGFDPHSLLNPGLELW; encoded by the coding sequence ATGTCAAAGAGCATTCCGGTCGGGCTTAAACGCACGCTCTCGTGCATAATCGGAAGCGAATCTCTTATTGATCATCCCGCCGGCCTCATGTTGTATTCTTATGACTCGTCCCTCCAGACCGGTATCCCGCAGCTCGTGCTGCTTCCGGATACGACCGAGCAGATAGCAGAAATCGTTGCACTCCTCTATCGAGAAGGCGTGCCATATTCGGCGCGGGGAGCCGGCACCAATCTAAGCGGCGGCTCAGTGCCTGCGCGCGGGGGAGTAGTCATCTGCCTTTCCAAGATGCGGAGGATCCTTCAGATTGACCCGGTCAATCAAACCGCCCGCGTTCAGCCCGGAGTAACCAACCTGACCCTTCAGCAAGCCCTTCAGAAACAGGGGTTCTTTTTTGCGCCCGATCCCGCCAGTCAGCGCGTTTCCACTATCGGCGGCAATATTGCCGAGAATTCCGGGGGACCGCATTGTCTCAAGTACGGCGTGACCACTAACCATGTTCTGGGGATGCGGGTGGTTACTCCCGCCGGCGAAATCCTGGAGTTTGGCTCGGATCGGTTGTATACGCCGGGACTCGACCTGCCGGGTCTGTTCATCGGGTCGGAGGGGACTCTCGGGATCGCAACGGAAATCATCTGTCGGATTCTCCCGCTGCCGCGTGCGACCCGGACGATGCTGGCTGTCTATGATGCCACCGAAGACGCCGGTCAAACGGTATCCGATATCATCGCCGCCGGAATTCTTCCCGCCACGCTGGAAATGATGGATAACTTGGTGATCCGGGCGGTGGAAGAGTCTCTGCATGCAGGATATCCTACCGATGCCGGCGCCGTTCTCATCATTGAAGTGGACGGCGTGGAGGAGGCGCTTGGATGGGTGGTCGACCGGATCGAGAGCATCTGCCGCCGCAACAGGGTTCGGGACATTCGGATCGCGCAGAGCGAGAGGGAACGCGATTTCCTGTGGGCGGGACGACGGGGCGCATTCGGAGCGGTCGCCCGGCTGTTTCCGAATTATTCTGTTTCGGACGGCACGGTCCCGCGCGCGAAACTGCCGGAAGTCCTGCGGCGGGTGGCGCAGATAGGGAAAACATATAAACTTCCAATTGGGAATGTGTTTCATGCGGGCGATGGCAACCTGCATCCCCTGATTTTTTTTGACGCGCGCGACCGGGGCCAGCTTGATCACGTGCATCAGGCGGGAAGGGAGATATTGATAGCGTGCGCCGAGGCCGGCGGCACGATCAGCGGCGAGCACGGCATCGGCACCGAGAAGATCGAGGCGATGCCGCTGGTTTTCGGCGAGCGCGAGATCGAGCTGATGCGCAGCATCAAGCGGAAGATTGATCCGGCCGATCTGTGCAATCCGGGAAAAATACTGCCTCCGCCCGATTCGGGCCGAGGCGAACAAGTCGAAGAAGAACCCGGTCCGGGAATCAAATCAACGAGCGCGATGGGCGGCGTCCCATTGTATGAGCCGAAAGACGTCTCAGAGCTTTGCGCTCTCATGAAAAGCCTCGGCTCGAAAGGAAGGACTTTTGCGGCTGTCGGGGGCGTCGCTTTGTTTCCGGGATTGCCTCATCTTTGCATGCCCGATGCGATCATTCGCACGAAGAAACTTCGGACAATCGTTGAGCATGACGCCGCGAACCTGACCGCCACCGCTGCGGCAGGTCTTTCTCTCGGAGAGCTGCAAAAGGTCCTGCGGAAGGAGAACCAGTTTCTTCCGCTGGATGCGCCGCCGCAATCGACGCTGGGAGGCATAGTCGCGGCGGGTTTGCCGGGACCGCGCCGGTATGCGTACGGTTCCGCTCGGGACGCGGTGCTCGGAATTAAATTTGCCGATTATACTGGCCGAATATTGAAAGCGGGTGGGAAGACGGTAAAAAATGTCGCCGGCTATGACTACGGGAAACTGCTCATCGGGTCGTGGGGGACCCTGGGAATACTTACGGAAATCACATTCCGATTGCTTCCCTTGCCGGAATGCTCAGCCTGTTTTGTCGCCGGCTTCGAGCGTCTCGCGGATGCTGGCAGGGCGGGCGCGCGGATATTGGAGGCTGGGCTTAGCCACTCGCTGCTGACTCTGCTGAATCTGAGGGGCTTGAGTGTTGCCGCAACAACCGCCGGCCATGCGCTTCCGGCCGGACAATATGCACTGATAGGAGGGGCGGAAGGTTTTGGCCCGGCCGTTAAGCGGCAGATGGCGGAGATGCAGGATATCTGCGCGGGTGTATCTGCGGAATCAGTCGCATTTGAGGGAAACAATTATGCCGAAATTCTCGGTTCAGTTGTGCAGGCGTGTTATCCGCACCGGCACGAAGACTCTTTTTTTGGCGGATGCATCTCCGTTCGACCTGAGGACTTGTGCGGCACGATCGAAGCAATTGAAAAGATGGAGAGAGATGCCGGTGTGGTATCTTCAGTGGTCACCGATGTCTCCACCGGTACGATTTTCACTTACTTTTCAGCCGGCATAGAAGGCCCAGCCGCGCAGGATCTGGGAACGGTTCTGCGGGAGGCTATTGCTGGCATTCGCATGGTGACGCTTTTGGGCAAAGCCGCCGGATCATTTATCACGGGTGGCTCTCATTCGATGTGGCAAAGGCAGATGAAAGAAGGCTTCGACCCCCACAGCTTGTTGAATCCGGGTCTCGAATTATGGTAG
- a CDS encoding (Fe-S)-binding protein, with protein sequence MVGEPKYSELDKLSGEIARCGRCGFCQSVCPVYQVTAHEEGVARGRNMFAKELIEGHVAISVKNEGFFKECLLCRACVEICFSAVKTDEIVLAGRRASNRIRGVSSLHRYVLNYLLTDHGRLGRAIRLASFGRTAGAVRLAQALDIFGWYGGKFRRADEFLGQMPRRFLRERLKKRRRSAIGTTAKATLREAFFFIGCGTNFMFPEVGESTINFLQKIGYEVTILANSCCGLPAHAHGAADTVERLAEANIRLLSESEGPIVTDCSSCASFMKRYPEILSAGGAGGSLIERAQAMSGRVRDVTEILSASSLAPTMEPAGEALRVTFHDPCHLSRHQKLSQAAREALRLLPGIEFIEMKEADWCCGGAGAFSVEYPDLSLQILERKVRNIEESGARIVATTCPACMMQLQSGLRQSGAAARRLVQVKHLVELARD encoded by the coding sequence ATGGTAGGCGAGCCGAAATATTCGGAACTTGACAAGCTATCCGGCGAGATCGCCCGCTGCGGCCGGTGCGGTTTCTGCCAGAGCGTCTGTCCGGTTTATCAGGTAACAGCGCATGAAGAGGGAGTCGCGCGCGGGCGGAACATGTTCGCAAAGGAGTTAATAGAGGGCCATGTCGCCATCTCGGTAAAGAACGAGGGTTTTTTTAAGGAGTGCCTTCTCTGCCGGGCCTGCGTGGAGATATGTTTTTCCGCGGTAAAGACGGACGAGATTGTGTTGGCGGGGCGGCGGGCGAGCAACCGCATCCGCGGAGTTTCTTCTCTTCATCGGTATGTCCTGAATTATCTGCTGACGGACCACGGGCGGCTCGGTCGCGCAATCAGGCTGGCTTCTTTCGGGCGGACGGCGGGCGCCGTCAGGCTTGCGCAGGCGCTTGATATTTTCGGGTGGTACGGAGGGAAATTTCGGCGAGCGGACGAATTCCTGGGGCAGATGCCGCGCAGGTTTCTTCGCGAGCGCCTGAAAAAGCGGAGACGAAGCGCCATTGGGACAACGGCGAAGGCGACTTTGCGAGAAGCCTTCTTCTTCATTGGGTGCGGAACCAATTTCATGTTTCCCGAGGTGGGGGAGAGCACTATCAATTTCCTTCAGAAGATCGGCTACGAAGTCACGATCCTCGCCAATAGCTGTTGCGGGTTACCCGCCCACGCTCATGGAGCAGCCGATACTGTCGAGCGACTTGCGGAGGCGAATATACGGTTGCTGTCGGAGAGCGAGGGCCCTATCGTGACCGATTGCTCGAGTTGCGCGTCATTCATGAAGAGATATCCCGAGATACTTTCCGCGGGCGGAGCGGGGGGATCGCTTATCGAGAGGGCGCAGGCCATGTCGGGTCGGGTGCGCGACGTGACGGAAATCCTATCTGCATCGTCGCTGGCTCCTACCATGGAACCAGCAGGCGAAGCATTGCGCGTGACGTTTCATGATCCATGTCATCTGAGCCGACATCAGAAGCTGAGCCAGGCTGCGCGCGAAGCGCTCAGGCTTCTTCCCGGCATCGAGTTCATCGAAATGAAGGAAGCGGATTGGTGTTGCGGCGGCGCGGGCGCCTTCTCGGTCGAATACCCCGACCTCTCGCTTCAGATTCTCGAGCGTAAAGTGCGGAATATCGAGGAATCAGGCGCCCGAATTGTGGCGACGACCTGCCCGGCCTGCATGATGCAGTTGCAGAGCGGGCTGCGCCAATCAGGTGCGGCGGCACGACGGTTGGTGCAGGTGAAACATCTGGTGGAACTGGCGCGGGACTAA